From a region of the Myroides sp. JBRI-B21084 genome:
- a CDS encoding OmpA/MotB family protein — MKKLLLAACCLPFLTSCVSRRLYNELDAKYKNCSEELERISGESADLKAQAFDLGTKNQSLKEQLENATTERDQLKIAYDQLKKEYNSLEKNSDQAIKAEIERLNLLKKELDGKSSRVAELEGKLAAQDRNLRNLKDALSKALFEFEGKGLTVEQKNGKVYVSMENKLLFPSGSWSVSSEGKNAVEQLAEVLAKNPEISILIEGHTDNDKVVGNLGGGVTNNWDLSTKRATAIVNIIEQTPGIDKKNLTAAGRSEFAPIALNSTDSGKAKNRRIEVILTPKLDEISKLLNDL, encoded by the coding sequence ATGAAAAAATTACTTTTAGCAGCTTGTTGCTTACCCTTTTTAACAAGTTGTGTTTCTAGAAGATTATATAATGAATTAGACGCTAAATACAAAAATTGTAGCGAAGAATTAGAACGTATTTCAGGAGAATCTGCCGATTTAAAGGCACAAGCTTTTGATTTAGGAACAAAAAATCAATCGTTAAAAGAGCAATTAGAAAACGCAACCACAGAACGCGATCAATTAAAAATTGCTTACGACCAGCTTAAAAAAGAATACAACAGCCTTGAAAAAAACAGCGACCAAGCGATTAAAGCAGAAATTGAACGTTTAAATTTACTTAAAAAGGAGTTAGACGGAAAATCATCTCGTGTTGCTGAATTAGAAGGTAAATTGGCTGCACAAGACCGAAATTTACGAAATTTAAAAGACGCTTTATCAAAAGCATTATTTGAATTTGAAGGTAAAGGATTAACCGTTGAACAAAAAAACGGAAAAGTATATGTTTCTATGGAAAACAAATTATTGTTCCCCTCGGGCAGTTGGTCTGTTAGTAGCGAAGGCAAAAATGCTGTTGAACAATTAGCCGAAGTGTTAGCAAAAAACCCTGAAATTAGCATTTTAATTGAAGGCCATACCGATAACGATAAAGTAGTTGGTAATTTAGGTGGCGGTGTTACAAATAACTGGGATTTATCTACCAAACGTGCTACTGCAATTGTTAATATTATTGAGCAAACACCAGGTATCGACAAGAAAAACCTTACTGCAGCCGGACGCAGTGAGTTTGCACCTATTGCATTAAACAGTACCGATAGCGGCAAAGCAAAAAACCGTAGAATTGAAGTTATTTTAACTCCAAAATTAGACGAAATTTCGAAATTATTAAACGATTTATAA
- a CDS encoding exodeoxyribonuclease III, whose product MKILSYNVNGIRAAITKGFLDWLQAANPDIICLQEIKATQEQIPVLEITAAGYPFQYYFPAEKKGYSGVAILCKTEPTNIVFGTGIDYMDKEGRNLRVDFKDFSVMSLYLPSGTNADRLGHKFQYMADFQNYVNDLKKDIPNLIICGDYNICHEAIDIHDPIRNAKVSGFLPEEREWLNTFINNGFVDTFRFLNKEPHNYSWWSYRANARNNNKGWRIDYHLMTENMKNRLKRAYILPDAKHSDHCPVAIEID is encoded by the coding sequence ATGAAAATTTTATCATACAATGTAAACGGAATACGAGCAGCAATTACCAAAGGTTTTTTAGATTGGTTACAAGCCGCAAACCCCGATATTATTTGTTTGCAAGAAATAAAAGCTACACAAGAACAAATTCCTGTTTTAGAAATCACCGCAGCTGGATATCCATTTCAGTATTATTTTCCTGCCGAAAAAAAAGGATACAGTGGCGTAGCTATTTTATGCAAAACCGAACCAACAAACATAGTATTTGGTACTGGTATTGATTATATGGACAAAGAAGGCAGAAATTTACGTGTTGATTTTAAAGATTTTTCGGTGATGTCGTTATACTTACCCTCGGGAACCAATGCCGATCGTTTAGGACATAAATTTCAGTACATGGCCGATTTTCAAAACTATGTTAACGATTTAAAGAAAGATATTCCCAACTTAATTATTTGTGGCGATTACAACATTTGTCACGAAGCTATTGATATTCACGACCCTATTCGCAATGCAAAAGTATCGGGCTTTTTACCTGAAGAACGCGAATGGTTAAACACTTTTATAAACAATGGTTTTGTTGATACGTTTCGCTTTTTAAATAAAGAACCACACAACTATTCATGGTGGAGTTACCGTGCAAACGCACGCAATAATAATAAAGGGTGGCGTATTGATTACCATTTAATGACCGAAAATATGAAAAATCGCTTAAAACGTGCTTACATTTTACCCGATGCAAAACATTCTGACCATTGTCCGGTTGCAATTGAAATTGATTAA
- a CDS encoding lysophospholipid acyltransferase family protein, whose product MGLVTAKEIAQVIKLEKYGFIGTFSGWLLMKVLKISQLNKIYNRNKHLKDVDFLNAILQEFQIEFEIDPEELKRLPKQGPYITISNHPLGGIDGILLLKLMRERDPDFRIIANFLLHRIEPLKPYVMPVNPFENHKDSKSSVLGLKETLRHLSDGKPLGIFPAGEVSNFEEDDKIVDKPWEEGALKLIKKAEVPVVPIYFHAKNSKLFYLLSKISPTLQTAKLPSELLTQKDRVIRVRIGKPITVAEQNEHGETLETFGKFLRTKTYLLANTTKDEKKQFIKIPSFKLPTPPPKEIEGPVLQDLMLQEVQALRKSDDRLLQSKNYEVFLSDADKIPNILREIGRLREITFRAVGEGTNKSIDLDSYDTYYKHMFLWDDDAKCIAGAYRMGIGKDIYAKHGINGFYLTELFRFENELYPMMQQSIEMGRAFIVCQYQQKPMPLFLLWKGIVHTTLRYPEHKYLIGGVSISNQFSDFSKSLMIEFMKSHFYDPYVAQYVQPKMEYKVQLKDADKDFVFNEAEADLNKFDKLIEEVEPGGLRLPVLIKKYIKQNARVVAFNVDPLFNNSVDGLMYIRIADLPESTVRPVIEELQLELERKINEKNEE is encoded by the coding sequence ATGGGGTTGGTAACCGCTAAAGAAATTGCGCAGGTAATAAAATTAGAAAAGTACGGGTTTATAGGTACTTTTTCGGGTTGGTTATTAATGAAAGTGCTAAAAATATCGCAACTAAATAAAATATATAACCGTAATAAACATTTAAAAGATGTTGATTTTTTAAATGCAATTTTACAAGAATTTCAGATAGAATTTGAAATTGATCCCGAAGAATTAAAGCGTTTGCCCAAACAAGGGCCATATATTACCATTTCAAACCATCCGCTTGGTGGTATTGATGGTATTTTGTTGTTGAAATTAATGCGCGAACGCGATCCCGATTTTAGAATTATTGCAAACTTTTTATTGCATAGAATAGAGCCATTAAAGCCCTATGTAATGCCTGTAAATCCGTTTGAAAATCACAAAGATTCTAAATCTAGTGTTTTGGGATTAAAAGAAACTTTACGACATTTAAGTGATGGGAAGCCTTTAGGTATTTTTCCAGCTGGTGAAGTTTCGAACTTTGAAGAAGATGATAAAATAGTTGATAAACCTTGGGAAGAAGGCGCTTTAAAACTTATTAAAAAAGCCGAAGTGCCTGTAGTGCCTATTTATTTTCATGCAAAAAACAGCAAGTTGTTTTACCTGCTTTCAAAAATTAGTCCAACGTTACAAACAGCTAAACTTCCATCGGAACTATTAACGCAAAAAGATCGAGTAATACGTGTACGTATTGGTAAGCCTATAACGGTTGCTGAACAAAACGAACACGGGGAAACTTTAGAAACTTTTGGTAAATTTTTGCGTACTAAAACCTATCTTTTAGCTAATACCACTAAAGACGAAAAAAAACAATTTATAAAAATACCATCGTTTAAACTGCCCACTCCACCTCCTAAAGAAATAGAAGGGCCAGTTTTGCAAGATTTAATGCTACAAGAAGTTCAGGCTTTGCGCAAAAGTGATGATAGGTTATTACAAAGTAAAAATTATGAGGTTTTTTTATCCGATGCTGATAAAATACCCAATATTTTACGTGAAATTGGCAGATTACGCGAAATTACTTTTAGAGCAGTAGGCGAAGGTACAAACAAATCTATAGATTTAGATAGTTACGATACCTATTACAAACACATGTTTCTTTGGGACGATGATGCAAAATGCATTGCAGGTGCTTACCGTATGGGTATTGGTAAAGATATTTATGCAAAACACGGGATTAACGGTTTTTATTTAACCGAATTGTTTCGATTTGAAAACGAACTGTATCCTATGATGCAGCAATCTATAGAAATGGGGCGTGCTTTTATTGTATGCCAATACCAACAAAAACCAATGCCGTTGTTTTTATTATGGAAAGGTATTGTACATACCACATTGCGTTATCCAGAACATAAGTATTTAATAGGCGGTGTAAGTATTAGCAATCAATTTTCAGATTTTAGTAAATCGTTAATGATTGAATTTATGAAATCGCATTTTTACGATCCATACGTGGCACAATATGTACAGCCTAAAATGGAATACAAAGTACAACTTAAAGATGCCGATAAAGATTTTGTTTTTAACGAAGCCGAAGCCGATTTAAATAAATTTGATAAACTTATTGAAGAAGTAGAGCCAGGCGGTTTACGATTGCCAGTTTTAATTAAAAAATATATTAAACAAAATGCACGCGTAGTTGCTTTTAATGTTGACCCTTTGTTTAATAATTCGGTTGATGGATTAATGTACATACGTATTGCCGATTTACCCGAAAGTACTGTTCGCCCTGTTATTGAAGAGCTACAACTTGAATTGGAACGAAAAATTAACGAAAAAAACGAAGAGTAA